Proteins found in one Physeter macrocephalus isolate SW-GA chromosome 17, ASM283717v5, whole genome shotgun sequence genomic segment:
- the GABARAPL2 gene encoding gamma-aminobutyric acid receptor-associated protein-like 2 isoform X1 has protein sequence MKWMFKEDHSLEHRCVESAKIRAKYPDRVPVIVEKVSGSQIVDIDKRKYLVPSDITVAQFMWIIRKRIQLPSEKAIFLFVDKTVPQSSLTMGQLYEKEKDEDGFLYVAYSGENTFGF, from the exons atgAAGTGGATGTTCAAGGAGGACCACTCGCTGG AACACAGATGCGTGGAATCTGCGAAGATCCGAGCGAAATATCCCGACCGGGTTCCG GTGATTGTGGAAAAAGTCTCAGGCTCTCAGATTGTTGACATTGACAAACGGAAGTATCTGGTTCCATCTGACATCACTGTGGCTCAGTTCATGTGGATCATCAGGAAAAGGATCCAGCTTCCTTCTGAAAAGGCAATATTCCTGTTTGTGGATAAGACAGTCCCACAGTCCAG ccTAACTATGGGACAGCTTTAcgagaaggaaaaagatgaagATGGATTCTTGTATGTGGCctacagtggagaaaacactTTTGGCTTCTGA